The DNA region AAAGCGAAGGAGCAGTGACCTGAGCAGGACTGGAAAAGCAACAGGAGCCCTATTCTACCCCTTTACACAGGGGCAAACTCCTGAATACAGTGGGGAAAATTTCCCACTAGTTTCTCTCAGGTAACCcaataaaaagggggggaaatggaaaaCCTAATAAAGCATGCActgtagtggtgggttccggattccgttccaactggtacggttggaacggcccagcgtcacccacatggatgtcTGCAGCGCGCATATGCATGCGTCGTACTTGCCTGCGATGCCTCCACAaccctccgcgacactccagctgcttggtggaacaTCGCACAGGCGCCATATGCGCCATGCACGTACATGGAAACGgcaaaggcttaaagcacaggGTTGGCCATACGGAGCACCGGaacggaacggtatctggtgctccaggcaggctccggtacgtccgtaccggggcgtaccgcctgcaacccaccactgatgcactgtCAACTTGGCTGTCCCTTTTCCTAGGAAAGATTGAGAGGAACAGAAGCAAAAGAATAACTGCATGCATGGACCAGAGAGGCTGCATTGCTGCTATCTTATCCTGGTATTTCCAAGcttatcaaatatatttataatagcaTATTGCTTGGTGGCCATTTTATTACTTTGGGTATACtgtggttttaattatttttttatctgtggctttcttcctatttttgtttcatttactcTATTTATATGAAAAGTGAACTTTAGGATGCTTTTATGTAATTTTAATATGTAATCTGCTCTGTGAGATCAATActatttattttctaaatataaaACAACATATGAGATTAGAATTGTgcaatattctttctttctccctttataTACAAAAGAGAACTATGATTTTAGGACCTGAAACTTGGTAAGAATGTTCATTGCTATGTAAATGACAAGAAAATGCTGGGAAACAGAATTCAGCCTAATGGCTGAATACTTTCCACAATCCCCTTCCCAAGACATGGATGATAACAAAAGTGTTATCACCAGCTCTGCTTTCTATGATAGTATCCAAATTCTGGACACAAAATGCTACAAGGCAATTAAGAGCACTTCATTGCTTCATGTTGGCTTGTTTAAGTTCTTGGCTTATCCTGATTCTAGATCATGTTtcttaacatttaacatttatgTGATTTAAAAATTTGCATCTACACTGGAATACAACGTTCAGTTTTGTAAGAGTATTGGCCACCTATGCAGTGGTTACAATGGTATATGGCTTCAAAACAACTTCTTCATCCACAGGCTAAAACATTCTAATTGCTGTCCTAGATACGTTATGTTGGAGATGTATTTATAGAATACTGGTATATCTAGGGTAGAATTCAAAAGGTTTTACAACAATAGATTCTTTTTATATGGTTACAAGAGACCAGAGGCTTTCTGCCTTTGAACAATTGTTTGGTTTTCTTCAAAAATGTCATTATTAAATGTGACTCTCAAGGCTTTGGAAATTAAAACTGAAGACAACACTCATACTTTTGCAGTATCAGAGGCAATGTTTGCTACACTAAAATGTTCCTTCCCACTGAGGatccttttcttttatcttatTCTGAATGACATGTTTTGAAATTAATGCCAACAGTCTGGTATTCTTTGATCATTTATCAGAGAAATCATGTCATAAAAAATTAGCTCAATATTAGAAGACTGGAACATCAAAAACTGTTTATAATTTCAATGAAATACAGCAAAAGTGAACAATGTTCAGTGCCAAGGACACCTCTTGGCACAAAAGCATCACAAGATAAGCTATCCGCAGCAAATCTGTATAACACTGAGGTGTAACTGACAAAATTCATATAATATCTTCACAAGCCATACATGGTTGCTGTTTGGCTGGCATTTGCATTTCACACTGCAACCAGACACAATGATTTAGATGCACATAGTCACTTTTCAGCTCATTAGCAATTAAAATGTTCTTTGCTACACCAATATAGAAGACATTTGTATATTGCAGAAATGGAAACGCTTGTTTAAGAATCTTGAGGGTTATGGCAGAAGGAACATGATGTTGCTAGACCATGTCCGAAGAACTGATCTTTAGTTTTGCTATGCATCTTTGGCTgtgacattttattttcattgggAAGAAAATTTGGCAGCTTTAGAACAGCAGCATATTCCACCTTGTTAGATAGTTCCAGGCAATTAATTAATCACGCAGTCAATATTATAATTCTAAAAACATTCCTGACCATGAAACATCTCCTCTCATCTCCAAGTTGCTTTTGTATTAGATATTGACAAATGGAGCAATTATCATTCATGTGATCTGTTTTTGGATTTTATGAGTAATGAAGCACTCCACTGCAGCACTTCTACTTTTATCTCCACAAAATCACGAGAACTTGAAATTGTTTCATTGAAATTAAAGTTACGACATTCAGTTTCAGGAGTGTTGTGAGGTCATAGCTGCAAAAGTTTCTTGAAGCACTTTGCTGTCTAGCCATGGGATGGGAACAGCAACCCAGGACAATGGTTAGATATAGATTTTAGAATATTGTTGGCTTCTAAGTTCATAGGTTTCATGCCCATCGATTCTCAGGGGCTCTTTTTCATCTGCTGTATCAATATCTTTCATCTGTGGATAATAAGCAGAAGATGCTTTGCATTCATAATGTCTGTCAATGGATTTTAAGTGCATCAACATGTGAAGAGCATAAGCTAAAACAAGAAGCAGTATCAGAGACATCACTAGACCCATTAGAATGGCTGGTGGGAAGAGGGAAGCACAATCTTTTGCATAAGCAAACTGTCCATCTTCAATGTTAAATCCTTGAATCTGTGAAGAAAATCAAATAGTCTAAATTAAGACAACTTCCCCTTTTAATCCAAAGGCATGCTATTTTTTGATCAGCATTGGTGATCAAAATTATTTTCCCCACTATCAGTTGCTGAAATAGAAATCAGAATCTATTTCTGTTGAGATTCTTGTGTGTCATCaaggaattttaaaataaacaaggtTAGAAatctggtatatatatatgtgtgtgtgatattGCAGAAGTTAAGCCTGGACTGACTTCCCAAATAAGCTGGGATACAGTACTACTAACAGATCTGAAGGGAATTTGTCTAAATTAGGCTAGTCAAGAAACTACCAAAGATTGTAAGATTCAAAgttcaggttcaggtttaggAAGATAAACCCAATAGTTTATTAAAACAGAGACAACTATTCTGTGCAATGCACATAAAAAACTGTCTGAGCTTCAATCACACTGTCATGGATTGACTCTTTTAATCACAGCCTGCAGACATCCCTGCTGTGGAAACAGTTAAGCTGTTTTTCTCCTTGACAGGCTTGTTTACTTCTCTTTGCAAATTTCAGCAACTTCTTCAAGTGTCACCTTGACACAAATTGAACCATCCCCAAACTACATAAACCAAATCAGTGAGATGAAACCTGAAACTAGATATCCTGGTAAGTGCCTTTGCCATTTCATCTTATCACAACATCTAGTTGGGACAACAATAAACAACCAGTAATGTTCAGTTCATGTAATTCATTAATATAGTCTATCAACTTAGTACAATAAGAAAAAGATAACTTCAATATGGCGGTACCAGAATTTTCAGGAGGAAGCATATTTATAACCCTGTATACTCTAAGACTAATATGCATTTCTGTTgttggcccagcaggagccgttggagctgccaccagactccgacagtgaggggccctatgagtcggctctggaggatgtggaggaccctggacagggttccgactccgagcagggtgcagagaggctggttgaccaccaggaggcacctgagccttggaccagtggggaggagacaagggagagtgagctggacgccagcagtgagttgttcctggatgcccggcaccgaagagctaataggcgtaaggaacaattgcacagttacaggaggtaattgcactcagctggtggtcattaggctcctctccagactataaaaagactgcttgtgcacatgcccctcttgcagaagtcaacacaggaattaatgttggacaacattattgtgagcctggcaggctggattgctgccaagccttatctgtgctggattgctgcccagcttgtctgtgccggtttgctgccaaggacctgtctgtctgttaataaattgcgTAAAGTATCTTCAGCTCGGAGAGTGTGTtagtgtgggacgaggggggtcagaacacatttctATGAATACTTAACATACAGAGTAAGTACAGTTACTTTTAATGAAATGTTTTATATTATGATTCAAACTTCATTATGTCCTAAATCATCTCATGTTCTTTCTCCCAATTTACCTTTAGGATACAAGCTATCATTCTTTTGGAAAGTTTATTGATATTTTTATAAATTGTCTCATATATAAAATCTCAAAAGTTCACACGTCCAATTCTTGAAAGAGGACAATAGTTAGGCCCCCATCAGTGTGGCAGCTAATACCTAATAACTGAAGACATTTATTGCACACAGTGAGAGAGACTTCTGAATAATTCTTAGACTCCCTTTGCAAGTCTATAAGAACAAGACAAGtgctttttttcttattcaaGGTTTGGTTTTTCCATACATTACCTGAAAGTCAATAAAAGTAACTTCCCAGTGCTTGGCTTCATCATTTGCAGAGCTGGGTGTTAATAGTGCATCATATCTCTGCAAGTTGCTAACATGTTCACAGTGATAAGAATAGATTGCTGGTGCATGTATTCGTGTTGCATTGAATGTTGCTTGTACAGATTGATTGTAAATAAGCTGGATTCTGTGTAAGGTAAACCAATTTTGAATGGAGAGCTTGTAGTAACTGTTTGTCAGAATGAATCTGCCAGGGGAAATTAGAAAAATAATTGCAGTAGATCTTGCCatcttttgtttatatttgtaaataaaccTCATAAAGACATACCAACTTCATATTATTATTGTATGAGATTTCCTAGTTGATTCAGAATGTATGCCTTTCAATTCTTCGTTTTCAATGTTAAGCACTAAAAATACTCTAAACTGCCAGAAAATCAATATAATGGAAAAGAAGGCAGGAGTAGGTTGTTGCTGTTTGCAAATATTCCTTTTAAAACTTATCATAAATATATTTCTAGATAAATAATATAACAGCCTTGACATTTTATGTGTCTGGTACCTTAAAAGCACTGCCTAAATTAAAGGCTAGAAAAACAAGAGGATAAATTTTACTGGATGTTCATGTAGTGCACTTATTTACATATATTAATATGTAAAACACATATATCACCTTTTTAGCAAAATTTCGTAGAGCAATTTGGAATTTTGAAAACTCATATGTACATATTTTAAACTGAAAACCCAGCATAGCATACATAATATTGCAAAATAAGGAAACATAACTACCaaacatcataaaaatacattttcattaaaaattaagacagcagaaataaataaaagcatagtGCAGGATAATAAACTATTTGCTCCAAATACGTGATCTTTACAATGCACAAAAGTGAGATACGCTAACTATATTTGCAATTATAGTCTTAAATTTTGATTATATCCAACTGTGCCTATGGATATTGCCTTCCAAAGTT from Thamnophis elegans isolate rThaEle1 chromosome 3, rThaEle1.pri, whole genome shotgun sequence includes:
- the ATP6AP1L gene encoding V-type proton ATPase subunit S1-like protein, which encodes MSLLQRWVAVGLVWFGSGLEQLRANWLFVFSDQDPLQRNGRRYDGSVKPKINLQQVAITQIGNYNVSTKENLEKESLFHSHYSPLNVTVNGSPCILFWARRIMIKFQNHTQLDLTDKTFGVHASVDVADSNCSEENAMLSLNFGDIDNLKGFVIRFILTNSYYKLSIQNWFTLHRIQLIYNQSVQATFNATRIHAPAIYSYHCEHVSNLQRYDALLTPSSANDEAKHWEVTFIDFQIQGFNIEDGQFAYAKDCASLFPPAILMGLVMSLILLLVLAYALHMLMHLKSIDRHYECKASSAYYPQMKDIDTADEKEPLRIDGHETYELRSQQYSKIYI